CGGAGAAGGGCAAGCTGGACGCCAGCTACAAGAGCATCACGGAGGCGCTGAATAAGTATGGCCGCTGGGCGTCGCTGCGCCTGTACGTGCTCGGGCACACCGACACGGTGGGCAGCGCGAACGACAACCGCGAGCTTTCACTCAAGCGGGCGAAGAGCATCGCGTCCTACTTCCGCCAACGCGGCCTGAAGGTACCAGTGTTCTACGAGGGCTTTGGTGAGCAGTCCCCGGCGGTGCCCACGCCGGACGAGACGGCGGAGGCGGGCAACCGCCGCGCCGAATACATCATCGCGGTGGAGGACCCGTCCCTGACGAACGCGCCCTTCACCCCTCGCTGGCGCAAGCCTTGAGGTGTCACATGGTGGAACTTCCTCGCATCCGTTGGGCGCTCGCCGTGGCGGGCCTGGGCTTGCTGGGGTCGGTGGGGTGCGTGCGCACCGTGCCGTATGCGCAGCGCGTGGAGGCGGAGGACGAGAAGTGCACGCTCCTCCAGGCGCTGATGCGCCAGCCCGAGCCCGCGAAGGCCATCCAGAAGTTCGTCTCCGAGGGCAAGGAGCAGAGAGCCCCCGTGGTCGTCTACGTGCGCCGCCCGGAGGAGGCCACGCTGGAGCGCTTCTTCACTGGCGACACCCAGTGCGCGAACGACTCGTTCAAGGTCGTGCAGGAGAACGTGGTGGACGCCGTGGTGGTGTACCTCCAGGAGGTCCAGGGCGGCTACGCGTACGACGCGCAGCGCTCCAGCCCGGAGCACCTCTCCATGGACGGCCGCCCCCAGGGCACCGTGCGCAAGGATGGCGCCGTGTGGGTCGCGGGCGCGGACGCTATTTGAGCAGGTCCTTCGCCCCGTCCGCGATGAACTGCACCGCGATGGCGGCCAGGATGAGGCCTGACACGCGCTCCAGGATGGCGACGCCGGACTGACGCAGCACCCGCTGCACCAGGCTGGACGCGTTGAGGATGAAGTAGGTCGCGGTGAAGGTCAGCACCACCGCCGCGACCACCGGCAGCGCGGACACGAAGGACGTCCCGGAGCGCGCCATCAGCACCATGGCGGTGGCGATGGCGCCCGGCCCCGCGAGCAGCGGAATCGCCAGCGGGACGATGGCCACGTCGTCCTTCACCACGCCCTCTTCCTCTTCGGTGGGGCTGGTGCGCGTGGAGGACGGACGGGCGCGCAACATGTCCAGGGAGGTGATGAGCAGCAGGATGCCGCCCGCCACGCGGAAGGCGCCCAGCGACACGGCGAACACCTGGAAGATGACACGGCCGAAGACGGCGAAGAACAGCATCATCCCGCACGCGACCAGACAGGCGCGCAGGGCGGTGCTTCGGATCTGCTGCTTGGTGTCCCCCGCCGTCATCGCCAGGAACAGCGGCACGACGCCAATCGGGTCCACCACGAAGAAGATGGCGGACAGCGACACGAGGAAGGTGGACACCATTCCGGACATCGACATGGTGCTCTAGACCGTGAAGCGCAGCTTCCAGACCATGCCCAGCGCCTCGACGAAGATCTTCTTGTTCATCTTCGAGTGCCCCACGCGCCGGTCCTCGAACACGATGGGGACCTCGCGCACGGTGAAGCCCTTGCGCAGGGTGCGGTAGGTCAATTCAATCTGGAACGCGTACCCGGTGCTGCGCACCTCATCCAGGTGGATGCCCTCCAGCACGCGGCGGTTGAAGCACTTGAAGCCGCCGGTGAGGTCGCGCACGGTGACGCCCAGGATGCTGCGCGCGTACAGCGAACCGCCACGGCTGATGATCTTCCGGCCCACGCCCCAGTTCACCGTGCCGCCGCCATCCACGTAGCGCGAGCCCAGCACCAGGTCCGCGCCGCCCTCCGCGGCGTCCAGGAAGGTGGGCAGGTAGCGCGGGTCGTGGCTGAAGTCCGCGTCCATCTCCAGGATGTACGTGTAGCCCTCGGCCAGGGCCCACCGGAAGGCGGCCAGGTACGCGCGGCCCAGGCCCTCCTTCTTCTCGCGGTGGAGCACCCGCACGCGCGGGTTCTTCGCGGCCAGTTCGTCCGCCAACTGCCCCGTCCCGTCGGGCGAGTTG
The sequence above is drawn from the Corallococcus sp. NCRR genome and encodes:
- a CDS encoding MarC family protein; the protein is MSGMVSTFLVSLSAIFFVVDPIGVVPLFLAMTAGDTKQQIRSTALRACLVACGMMLFFAVFGRVIFQVFAVSLGAFRVAGGILLLITSLDMLRARPSSTRTSPTEEEEGVVKDDVAIVPLAIPLLAGPGAIATAMVLMARSGTSFVSALPVVAAVVLTFTATYFILNASSLVQRVLRQSGVAILERVSGLILAAIAVQFIADGAKDLLK
- a CDS encoding polyprenol monophosphomannose synthase; amino-acid sequence: MNRALVCIPTYNERENIGPITQAVLAADPRVDILVVDDNSPDGTGQLADELAAKNPRVRVLHREKKEGLGRAYLAAFRWALAEGYTYILEMDADFSHDPRYLPTFLDAAEGGADLVLGSRYVDGGGTVNWGVGRKIISRGGSLYARSILGVTVRDLTGGFKCFNRRVLEGIHLDEVRSTGYAFQIELTYRTLRKGFTVREVPIVFEDRRVGHSKMNKKIFVEALGMVWKLRFTV